One window from the genome of Ciconia boyciana chromosome 8, ASM3463844v1, whole genome shotgun sequence encodes:
- the ASCC1 gene encoding activating signal cointegrator 1 complex subunit 1 isoform X2: MDVLRPTLIRIGGRVYRKNLIQEQAYEHEEEEDFCAGPGDCTDEPCDAFVVEETEKGFQCRVEVPSPLYKYIIGKKGETKKRLETETRTSISIPKPGVEGEIVITGQHRSGVISARTRIDVLLDSFRKKQPFTHFLSFALNQPAIQEKFLQFKEEVLEKCSKDHGVSSSLFQNPAKLHLTLGTLVLLNEQEIQKACDLLQRCKEDFVEQIAGGKPLTVEVAGVEYMNDDPAMTDVLYAKVHMKDGSDRLQLIADQLVERFVASGLMLKEWDRVKLHATVMNTLFRKDPSAEERNSTMTGKSSFKERESFNGRNILKGALL; this comes from the exons atgGATGTTCTGCGGCCCACCCTGATAAGGATTGGGGGACGAGTATACAGGAAGAATCTAATTCAAGAGCAGGCCTACgagcatgaggaggaggaggacttcTGTGCAG gCCCTGGTGACTGCACAGACGAACCCTGTGATGCCTTTGTGGTGGAAGAGACTGAGAAAGGCTTCCAGTGCAGAGTGGAGGTTCCCAGCCCCTTATACAA GTACATCAttgggaagaaaggggaaacCAAGAAGAGACTAGAAACAGAGACTCGAACCTCCATCAGCATTCCTAAGCCTGGAGTGGAAGGAGAAATTG TGATTACAGGGCAGCATCGCAGCGGTGTCATCTCTGCCCGAACGCGGATTGATGTTCTCCTGGATAGCTTCCGTAAGAAGCAGCCCTTCACACACTTCCTGTCCTTCGCTCTCAACCAGCCCGCCATCCAGGAGAAGTTCCTGCAGTTCAAGGAGGAAGTGTTGGAGAAATGCTCAAAG GATCACGGGGTCAGCAGTAGCCTATTCCAGAACCCTGCAAAGCTTCACCTGACTCTTGGGACTCTGGTACTTCTGAACGAGCAAGAGATCCAGAAAGCGTGTGACCTCCTACAGCGATGCAAAGAGGACTTTGTGGA GCAAATTGCTGGAGGCAAGCCCCTGACCGTGGAGGTGGCAGGAGTGGAGTACATGAACGATGACCCTGCCATGACGGATGTCCTTTATGCCAAAGTCCACATGAAGGATGGCTCGGACAG ATTGCAGCTGATTGCTGATCAACTGGTGGAAAGGTTTGTGGCCTCTGGCCTGATGCTTAAAGAATGGGATAGGGTGAAACTGCATGCTACAGTCATGAACACTCTCTTCAGGAAAGATCCAAGTG CTGAAGAGCGAAACAGTACAATGACTGGTAAATCATCTTTCAAGGAACGGGAGTCGTTTAATGGCAGAAATATCCTCAAG